The genomic interval ATACGGCTGTGGCTATGGCAGCTGTGGCTATGGTGGCTACGGCTGTGGCTATGGTGGCTATGGCTGTGGCTATGGCTCTGGATATGGCTGTGGCTACGGCGGCTGTGGGTACCGGCCATTTTGCTACAGAAGATGTTATTCTTCTTGCTGGTAGAATGTAACAGCTACATACCTTTTTCTTGAAAACAATAATTTCAAGGCCTTTTCTGTTTCGATGTCTCACAACCCCACTGAGTACAGAGTCGTCAGAGGCTCAGGAAGCAGGCTGTCTGCCTGCAAGTCCAGGCTTGGGGCCCAAGTCATTCCATGATGTTCCCTGACACAGAAGCCCTCATTCTGGTCCTAGTCCAAATGTAAACCACCACCTTCTCattctgtgtttctgtgttgTGATGATCCAAATAAACATGTTCCACTGGTGCTAACAAGTGTGTGTACCTTTTGGGTCAGATGTGCTATTGAATTGCGTGTTCATCTATTTCTGTGACCTCCTTTGAGATCGGCAAGATGAATACTCAGCTGCTCACCCCAattatgtgtgtttattttctgttccAGTGGTCATTACCTGACACACTGAAAGTTACACAGCTTGGatttcatttctgaaataatGGCTTCTTCTTGCCTGAATGTTGTTCTTAATTCATTTTACTCAAGGGTTTGCTCTTAAGGATATGTGTCCCATGATCCTGGGTCTACCCATTTCTCTCCATATTAGTCAGCCCTCACACTCATtaacacatgcacatacatgcaaTCAAATGCCTCAGAAAAATCTACTTTGAGAAAATGCTAATGGTTCATGGGAAGGGGAGACAGGAGGCTCATGGGTTAGGCGTATGAATGACCTGGACACTAGCTGAATGAGCTGGGTTTGGATGGTGGCATAGATAGTGAAGGGACAGGTGAGCATCATGGGCCTTGTGAAGGGAGAACCTGTAAGACCTTAGACATCAGCAATGAAGAAGGAATAGAAACCTAGAGAGGTTTCTAAAAAGTATACATTTCTTGTTAGCGCCTAGAAATGTGGGGAATTTGGGTGGTTATAAACCTGAACAGTTGGCAGTTCAAAGTCCTCTAGTCGAGTGTCACAAGTGGGCTCCTGTCTTTGTAGATGCACTGAATAGGGCAGGTGAGGATGATCATgacacagttttctttctttctttaagtgagaggaagggaaacagtgaaacagattcctgcatgcaccctgactgagatccacctgacaatcctctgtcttgggctgatgctcagatcaactgagctgtcctcagtatCTGAGGCGAATGCTTgaaca from Saccopteryx leptura isolate mSacLep1 chromosome 2, mSacLep1_pri_phased_curated, whole genome shotgun sequence carries:
- the LOC136393328 gene encoding keratin-associated protein 21-1-like; its protein translation is MCCNYYGNSCGSCGYGCGYGSGYGCGYGSGYGCGYGSCGYGGYGCGYGGYGCGYGSGYGCGYGGCGYRPFCYRRCYSSCW